In Falco naumanni isolate bFalNau1 chromosome 5, bFalNau1.pat, whole genome shotgun sequence, the following are encoded in one genomic region:
- the DUS4L gene encoding tRNA-dihydrouridine(20a/20b) synthase [NAD(P)+]-like isoform X2 — protein MTFQWTAVAAFLYGEIGVLLVLCLPFISPLRWQKIFMIPLWSKMAVFWNKMFLTIIVLLIILFLDAVREVRKYSVTHMIEKAVNVNSNAFDHIQMKLFRSQRNLYLSGFTLFLWLVLRRTVTLLTQLAKEMASHAALEAQVNDATEAAKKYMAEKERLQEALSEKDISKKKVSAETTDEKLKEIEHLKGELQKTSNALHKANNDVIAVKKQSEGIKREYDRLLKEYERLQGSLNAAEDKKDL, from the exons ATGACTTTCCAGTGGACGGCGGTTGCTGCCTTCCTGTACGGTGAAATAGGAGTGCTTCTCGTGCTCTGCCTGCCGTTCATTTCTCCGCTGAG ATGGCAGAAGATTTTTATGATTCCTCTGTGGAGCAAAATGGCAGTTTTTTGGAACAAGATGTTCCTTACAATAATAGTTTTACTGATCATCTTGTTTCTTG ATGCTGTTAGAGAAGTGAGGAAGTACTCTGTCACGCATATGATTGAAAAGGCTGTAAATGTCAATAGCAACGCCTTTGATCATATTCAGATGAAACTCTTCCGATCGCAAAGAAACCTCTATCTCTCaggttttactttatttctttggcT CGTATTGAGACGTACTGTTACCCTTCTTACTCAGTTGGCAAAAGAGATGGCCTCTCATGCGGCTCTGGAAGCACAAGTAAATGATGCTACTGAAGCAGCCAAAAAATACATGGCTGAGAAGGAAAGACTGCAGGAG GCCTTGAGTGAAAAAGACATCAGTAAAAAGAAAGTGTCAGCAGAAACAACTGATGAAAAGTTGAAGGAAATTGAACATTTGAAAGGAGAGCTACAGAAGACATCAAATG CTCTCCACAAGGCGAATAATGATGTGATTGCAGTTAAAAAGCAATCTGAAGGCATTAAAAGAGAGTATGATCGTCTGTTGAAAGAATATGAAAGGCTTCAG GGGAGTTTAAATGCAGCAGAAGACAAGAAAGACCTGTAG